AAACGTTAACTCTTGATGAAGAGTTGATCGCTTTAATTCCACCTAAAGCATACGGTTACTCAAGAAACCGCGAAAGTTTTAAAGGTCACACGGGCATTACTTTTGACCCTATTTCGGCGGCAGAGGCATCGGCAAAACATACCTTATCATTACTGTTAAACGCGCAGCGATTAGCACGATTGCAGCAGCAATCTAATGTTTTAGGTAAAGATCATAAAGGTATTCCTTCAGTTGCAGAACTGTTCGAAGAAGTATTGGATCAAACAATTAAACAAACCGATAGTAAAGGCTTGTCGTTACTGGTTCAACAACGTATTAATCAACAAGTCGTTGAGCACTTACTTACACTGTGGCATAAGAAACAACTAGTCACAGAAGTAAGATCAGAAGTGTATGTTGCCCTTGTGGAACTTAGCTCGTGGCTTAATGAAAAAGCGACCAGCCGTAAGTTTAAACAGCAAAAAGCGCAATATATGTTGCTTTCTCAGCAAATTGATTACAGCTTAGCTCAAGGTAAATTGGCTGCGCCAGTGTCAACTATCAAACTTCCTCCGGGATCACCAATTGGTAGCGAATAACTGTTATTGCAAAACTGGATAGGGAGGGGATATGTTTAACAAGTTGTCGTTATTGAGTATCCCTTTTGACGATAATTCATCGCTTGAAAAAGGTCCCGCAAAAGCACCTGCGCTGATAAAGCAGGTGCTCGCTCAAGGCTCCTTAAATAAAGGCACTGAATTAGGCATTGAATTGGGTGATAATCCTAGGTGGTGTGATGGCGGCGAGGTGACATTTAGCTCTCTTCATCATTTCAACGATGAGATAGTGTCTGCTTGCAATGCATTGCTTGAAAATAATAGTTTAGTGCTGAGTTTAGGAGGTGATCACAGTGTTTCTTATCCGTTGATTAAGAGCTATGCGGAGCATTTTGAACCGCTGAATATTCTGCATATCGACGCTCATTCCGATCTTTATGATTCATTCAAAGGTAATCGCTTTTCAAATGCCTGTCCGTTTGCCCGAGTCATGGAAGAAGGACTAGCTAAAAGACTAGTACAAATTGGCATCCGAACACTCAATGCACATCAAGTGAGTCAAATTCATAGGTTTGGTGTCGAGTGCCATGAAATGCGTGATTGGCCATTAGATAAACCGCTATATTTCGATGGTCCGGTTTACATCTCGCTTGATGTTGACGGCATTGATCCTGCGTTTGCGCCGGGTGTTTCGCACCGCGAACCCGGAGGTTTATCTACTCGTGAAGTGATTAATCTTATTCACCGGATTGATGCGCCTGTGGTGGGCGCAGATATTGTAGAGTTTAACCCCAACAAAGATATTGATCATTTAACCAGTCAGCTTTGTGCGAAATTGGTCAAGGAGCTGGCGGGCAAGATACTGTCAGATGTCTAGGAACAGTTGAACTTACTAACTTTTAATGAATATAAAAAAGGCATGGCGGGAAGGAAGTGCCATGCCGAAAAACACCATAAATAACTTTCAGGCGTTTAAAACTGTGGTTAGCGGTACTAGGTCGCTTGTTTGACTGCTAGCTTATCAGCGTCATGTGATCGTACGGATTCAACTTTCTTTACTTTCTTTGGTTTAGCGATAATGACCAAATTGCCCGCTAATATGGTGACTAAACCAATGACGGTATAGGCATGCCATTGGAATCCTTCAAAAAAGGTAGAAAGTATGACCGCGACTCCCGGAAACAGGATGTTGGCATAAGAGGTTTTTTGCGCCCCTATTTTGTTCATTAATGATAAGTAACAACCAAATGCGATCACTGAGCCAAAAATAGACAAAAACAGTAACGATGAGATATAGGGCATGCTCATCTCGAAGGTAAATGATTTACCTTGAACTACGGCCAAAATGCTCATGAAAATTGCGCCGTATAACATGCCCCAGGTATTTGCTTGCACCACAGGAATTTGTGAGCGTTGATTTCTAATAGAAATCATATTGCCTGTTGACGCTGAAAGGGTACCTATTAAGCAAAGACCTAGCCCGTAAAGCGTGGCATCAGTAAATGATAGCTCCTCAATTTCAGGCCAGAATAAAGTCACAATACCAATAAGGCCAAGAAAAGCGCCTAGATAAACTTGTTTTGAAATTTGAGTTTTGTACCAAATTCGGGCATTAATAATGTTGAAAATCATTAAGGTTGAAAACGCGATGCAACTTAGTGCCG
This window of the Thalassotalea atypica genome carries:
- the speB gene encoding agmatinase yields the protein MFNKLSLLSIPFDDNSSLEKGPAKAPALIKQVLAQGSLNKGTELGIELGDNPRWCDGGEVTFSSLHHFNDEIVSACNALLENNSLVLSLGGDHSVSYPLIKSYAEHFEPLNILHIDAHSDLYDSFKGNRFSNACPFARVMEEGLAKRLVQIGIRTLNAHQVSQIHRFGVECHEMRDWPLDKPLYFDGPVYISLDVDGIDPAFAPGVSHREPGGLSTREVINLIHRIDAPVVGADIVEFNPNKDIDHLTSQLCAKLVKELAGKILSDV
- a CDS encoding DMT family transporter; the encoded protein is MNNTVLYLLTVLIWGSTWIAINFQLGDVAPEASITYRFALAAMVLFAYCGLRKLPLKMSLKQHAQVAAFGITLFGFNYFLLYQAQQHINSALSCIAFSTLMIFNIINARIWYKTQISKQVYLGAFLGLIGIVTLFWPEIEELSFTDATLYGLGLCLIGTLSASTGNMISIRNQRSQIPVVQANTWGMLYGAIFMSILAVVQGKSFTFEMSMPYISSLLFLSIFGSVIAFGCYLSLMNKIGAQKTSYANILFPGVAVILSTFFEGFQWHAYTVIGLVTILAGNLVIIAKPKKVKKVESVRSHDADKLAVKQAT